The following is a genomic window from Hymenobacter sp. APR13.
AGGTAGCCATCATCGACCCGGCCCGCGACCCGCAGCCCTACTACGATTTCGCCGACGAGCACGACGCTCAGATCGTGGCCGTTATTGAAACCCACCCCCACGCCGACTTCGTGAGCAGCCACCTGGAAATCTCCCAGGAAACCGGCGCCACCATCTATGTAAGCAAGCTGGTGAAGGCCACCTATCCGCACGACACCTTCGACGATGGTGACCGGATTACGCTGGGCGCTATGGAGCTGCACGCCCTCAACACCCCCGGCCACTCGCCCGACTCCATTAGCGTGCTGCTCATGGACGAGCTGGCCCAGACCCGCGCCGTATTCACCGGCGACACCCTGTTTGTGGGCGACGTAGGCCGCCCCGACCTGCGCGAGTCCGACCTGGTGGGCGGCCACAGCCGCGAGGCCCTGGCGGCCCAGCTCTACCACAGCACCCGCGAAAAGCTCATGACCCTGCCCGCCACCACCAAGGTGTACCCGGCACATGGCCCCGGCTCGCTGTGCGGCAAAACCACCAGCACCGACCTCGACAGCACCATCGGCAAGGAAGTGAAAACCAACTACGCTCTGCAGCCCATGTCGGAGGCCGAGTTTATCAAGGTATTGCTTGAAGACCAGCCGTTCATGCCCAAGTATTTCGGGCACGACGTAGTGCTCAACCGCCTGGGCGCGCTGCCCTTTGAGGACAGCGTCCGGGCCGTGCCGCGCCTGTTTCCGGATGCCGAGCTGGAGCCGGGCGTTTTGCTGATTGACACTCGGCCCGCCGCCGAGTTCCGGGCCGGCCACCTGCCCGGCGCCATCAACCTGATGGACGGCGGCAAGTTTGAAACCTGGCTGGGCTCCATCATCGGGCCGCAGGAGCCGTTCTACCTGCTGGCCGATTCGCAGATTGCGCTGGATACCGTGATTCGCAAAACCGCCAAAATCGGCTACGAAGGCAACGTGCGCGGCGCCATCCTCACCCCGCGGGAGATGCCGGCTACCTCGCCGGCCGTGGAGGTTGAGCAAGTACGCCAGCAGCCTCAGGACTTCACCATCGTGGATATCCGCAACCGTACCGAGGCCCAGCAGCCCGTTTTCGATAACGCCCTGGTGATTCCGTTGCCCGAGTTGCGCGAGCGGGCCCACGAAATCCCGACCGATAAGCCCGTGCTGGTGCATTGCGCCGGCGGCTACCGCTCGGCGGCCGGCACCAGCATCGTGCAGGCGGCCCTGCCCGGCGCCACGGTGTATGATCTGGGGGAGGCCATAACACAGATGACGCCGATTTTACACTGATTTCGCAGATCAGGCAGTACCCGACTTGAGACGGCGGCGCGTTTAGCGCCGCCGTTTTTTGCTTTTTCGGGTTGCTTTCTGCCTGGCTGTCTCGTTATTAGGTGCCCGGATTCATATTGCTCAGCTTATGGCAGAAGAATATAAGCATCAGGCTCTTACTCACCAGATTATAGGATGCGCTATGCGGGTACATAGTACACTGGGCGAAGGCTTTCCGGAAGTGGTGTATCAACGCAGTCTGGCGCAGGAGCTGACGCGGGCCGGCATTGCTTTTCAACGGGAAGTGAGCCTACCGATTTACTACCACGACGAAGTAGTGGGATACCGGCGTGTCGATTTTCTGGCAGCAGAAGCCATCCTGATTGAGCTGAAGGCCACGACTGAGCTAACCGCTTCTCACTTCAACCAGATCATCAACTACCTCAAGGCTTACCGTCTGGAAATTGGCCTGCTCATTAACTTTGGCGAACCAAGTCTTCGTTTCCGTCGGTTTATTAAAACCAGAAAGTAACACTTCCCCCGTTCAGGCAGCGCATACGGCATATCCCCGGGGACGCGAATTGTAAAAGTCGCGCTATGACATGCTGAACGCGCCGTTCGCATCTGCGTCATCTGCCTTAACATCAGCGAAAATCTGTGATAGTACTACACACCGCCGACTGGCACCTGGGCCAGCGCTTCATTCAGGGCCACGAGCGCACCGACGAGCACCGCCACTTTCTGGACTGGCTGGTAACGACCATCCGGGAGCAGCAGGTGGAAGTGCTGGTGATTGCCGGCGACATTTTCGATACTGGCTCACCTTCCAACCAGGCTTTGGAGCTGTACTACTCCTTCCTGCTCAACATCCGCGGCACCGGCTGCCGCGACATTGTGGTGGTGGGCGGCAACCACGATTCGCCGGCCACACTCAACGCGCCGGCCCGGCTGCTGCGCCACCTGCGTGTGCACGTGGTGGGCTGCGTACCCGACTGCTTCGAGGACCAGGTGCTGGTGCTGGACGATGCCGCCGGCCAGCCCGGCCTGGTGGTGTGCGCCGTGCCCTTCCTGCGCGACCGGGACGTGCGCCTCTCGGTGCCCGGCGAAACCGCCGAAGAGCGCGAAGCCCGCATCAAACAAGGCATTGCCGACCACTACAGCCGCCTCGCCGAAGTAGAGAAAGTGTGGCAGCTTAAAGACCTGGGCCTGCCCGTGCTGGCTACCGGCCACCTCTACGCCGCCGGCGCCGCCCCCTCCGACTCCGAGCGTACCATCCACGTTGGCAACCTGGGCCAGGTGACGGCCGACCACTTCCCTACCGTGTTCGACTACGTGGCGCTGGGCCACCTGCACCGGCCGCAGCGCGTGGGCGGGCGGGAGCATATCCGCTACTCGGGCTCCCCAATTGCGCTGTCGTTTTCCGAGCTGGATCATCCGAAGGAAGTGCTGCTGCTGGATTTTGCCGGGGGCAAGCTGGCGGGGCTGCAGCCGTTGCTGGTGCCGGGCGCCCGGCGGCTGGTGCGCTTCCACGGCACGCTGGAGGAAGTCACGCAGGGCCTCACCACCTACGACAACGCCGGCTACCTGCTCCCGGCCTGGGCCGACGTGCAGATTCATTCCGAACTCACGCAGCTGGAAGTGGCCGACGCGCTGCTGCAGGTGATTCAGACCCTGGACCGCCAGCAGCTGGAGGTACTGGCCCGCCGCCACCTGCGCCTGATCAAGCTGCGCGCCCTCGGCCCCGACGATTCTGACACCAACGAACCCCTCACGCCCAGCCTCCACGACTTCACGGAGCGCGAAGTGTTCGGCCAGCGCCTCGCCGCCGAGCCCGAAGCCGGCCGCGCCGAGCTGCTGCGCACCTTTGATGAGCTGCTGGAAGGAATGTAGGAAACCTTTGATACGCGTCGGTTCTAGCCTGCATCTAGGTACGTGCGGTCAGTCCCAAGCGCCTACCACTTACGGCCGCGCAGCCATTGTAAATACCAACTCCCCGCCACTCACGATATCCTGATGCGCCAGGAACGGGCGTGTCAGTACTTTCCCATTTAGTCGCGCTTCCTTCACATAGACGTTATTGTCGCTCTGGTTTTTCACCGTGATGCGGAAGCTTTTGCCGTTTTCCAACTGCAGCGTGGCACCATGCACGGCAGGGCTACCCAGGGCATACTCGGGGGAGCCGGGGCAGACGGGGTAAAAGCCCAGTGCCGAGAAGATATACCAAGCCGACATCTGCCCGCAGTCGTCGTTGCCGCCGAGGCCATCGGGGGTGGGGCGGTACATCCGGGGCAGGATCATCCGGACGCGGGCCTGCGTTTTGTATGGCTGGTCGGTCCAGTTGTAGAGGTAGGCGGCGTGGTGGGCGGGCTCATTGCCGTGCACGTAGTTGCCAATAATGCCTTCCCGGGTGATGTCCTCGGTTTCGGCAAAGAACTTATCTGGCAGGTTCATCGTGAACAGCGAATCCAGATGCTCGACGAAGCGTTTCCGGCCACCCATCCGCTCGATGAGCGCGGCCGGATCGTGGGGCACATAGAGGCTGTAGTTCCAGGCATTGCCCTCGATAAAGCCCTGGTTATGGGTGCTCAACACGTCGAACTCCTTGCGAAAAGAGCCGTCGGCGAGGCGGGGGCGCATGAAGCCGATGCGCGCATCGTACACGTTTTGCCAGTTTCGGGCGCGCTGGCTGAACTCCTGGTAGATGTCCGGGCGGTTGAGCTTTTGGGCCATCTGGGCAATACACCAGTCGTCATAAGCGTATTCCAGGGTTTTCGATACTGAGGAACTGCTCTTGTCCTCAGGCACGTAGCCCAGCTGCATATAGAAGCCCAGGCCGTCGTAGCGCTGCTGGCGGGCGGTGGTTACGCACGCGTCGAGGGCCTGGTTGGCGTCGAAGGGGGCGTTGCCTTTCAGCACGGCATCGGCCACCACGGGTACGCTGTGGTAGCCAATCATGCACCAGTTTTCGTTGGCATAGTGGCTCCACACGGGCAGCATGTGCTCCACACTCTGGCGGTAGTGGGCCAGCATACTCTGCACCATGTCGGCGTTGCGCTTGGGCTGAAGCAGGTTCAGGAGTGGGTGCAGGGCACGGTAGGTATCCCAGAGCGAGAAGGTAGTGTAGTTGGTGAAGCCCTCGGCGCGGTGGGTGTTCTGGTCGAGGCCACGGTACTGGCCATCGGCGTCCATGTAGGTGGTAGGGCTCAGGAAGGCGTGGTACAGGGCCGTGTAGAAGTTCTCCTTGTCCGTCCGCCGCGGCGACTCTATTACCACTTTGCTCAGCTCCTGCTGCCAGCGCTGCCGGGCCTGGCCGCGCACTTGCTCAAAATCCCAGCCTGGGGCCTCTGTACGCAGATTCTGGAGGGCTCCGGCTGTGCTTACGGGCGAGAGGGCAAACTTCAGCTTCAGTTTCTCCCCCGCCTTAGTGGTCTTGAAGTTGAAGTACATGCGCAGCTGCTCGCCGGCCAGGTCAGGAAAGTTGTTGGTTTGGTCGAACTTGCC
Proteins encoded in this region:
- a CDS encoding MBL fold metallo-hydrolase, which translates into the protein MSPLPSSTGSVQIQQFYDKGLAHASYAIRSGRQVAIIDPARDPQPYYDFADEHDAQIVAVIETHPHADFVSSHLEISQETGATIYVSKLVKATYPHDTFDDGDRITLGAMELHALNTPGHSPDSISVLLMDELAQTRAVFTGDTLFVGDVGRPDLRESDLVGGHSREALAAQLYHSTREKLMTLPATTKVYPAHGPGSLCGKTTSTDLDSTIGKEVKTNYALQPMSEAEFIKVLLEDQPFMPKYFGHDVVLNRLGALPFEDSVRAVPRLFPDAELEPGVLLIDTRPAAEFRAGHLPGAINLMDGGKFETWLGSIIGPQEPFYLLADSQIALDTVIRKTAKIGYEGNVRGAILTPREMPATSPAVEVEQVRQQPQDFTIVDIRNRTEAQQPVFDNALVIPLPELRERAHEIPTDKPVLVHCAGGYRSAAGTSIVQAALPGATVYDLGEAITQMTPILH
- a CDS encoding GxxExxY protein, with protein sequence MAEEYKHQALTHQIIGCAMRVHSTLGEGFPEVVYQRSLAQELTRAGIAFQREVSLPIYYHDEVVGYRRVDFLAAEAILIELKATTELTASHFNQIINYLKAYRLEIGLLINFGEPSLRFRRFIKTRK
- the sbcD gene encoding exonuclease subunit SbcD; translation: MIVLHTADWHLGQRFIQGHERTDEHRHFLDWLVTTIREQQVEVLVIAGDIFDTGSPSNQALELYYSFLLNIRGTGCRDIVVVGGNHDSPATLNAPARLLRHLRVHVVGCVPDCFEDQVLVLDDAAGQPGLVVCAVPFLRDRDVRLSVPGETAEEREARIKQGIADHYSRLAEVEKVWQLKDLGLPVLATGHLYAAGAAPSDSERTIHVGNLGQVTADHFPTVFDYVALGHLHRPQRVGGREHIRYSGSPIALSFSELDHPKEVLLLDFAGGKLAGLQPLLVPGARRLVRFHGTLEEVTQGLTTYDNAGYLLPAWADVQIHSELTQLEVADALLQVIQTLDRQQLEVLARRHLRLIKLRALGPDDSDTNEPLTPSLHDFTEREVFGQRLAAEPEAGRAELLRTFDELLEGM
- a CDS encoding GH92 family glycosyl hydrolase, producing the protein MNRLLHFAALLLAALPGFAQKVQPTENLTQYAKPIVGTAKMGHTFPGATVPFGMVQLSPDTDTLSYEQDGKYNPDVYRYCAGYQYQDKTIVGFSHTHFSGTGHSDLGDFLVMPTTGPLQLNPGTAEHPERGYRSAYSHATEVAEPGYYKVQLDDHRIVAELTATTRVGMHQYTFPQPTEQAHIILDLMAGIYNYPDKNVWTFVRVENDTLITGYRQTNGWARTRTVYFALAFSRPFTSYGSRNYAKKPVYRGFWGKFDQTNNFPDLAGEQLRMYFNFKTTKAGEKLKLKFALSPVSTAGALQNLRTEAPGWDFEQVRGQARQRWQQELSKVVIESPRRTDKENFYTALYHAFLSPTTYMDADGQYRGLDQNTHRAEGFTNYTTFSLWDTYRALHPLLNLLQPKRNADMVQSMLAHYRQSVEHMLPVWSHYANENWCMIGYHSVPVVADAVLKGNAPFDANQALDACVTTARQQRYDGLGFYMQLGYVPEDKSSSSVSKTLEYAYDDWCIAQMAQKLNRPDIYQEFSQRARNWQNVYDARIGFMRPRLADGSFRKEFDVLSTHNQGFIEGNAWNYSLYVPHDPAALIERMGGRKRFVEHLDSLFTMNLPDKFFAETEDITREGIIGNYVHGNEPAHHAAYLYNWTDQPYKTQARVRMILPRMYRPTPDGLGGNDDCGQMSAWYIFSALGFYPVCPGSPEYALGSPAVHGATLQLENGKSFRITVKNQSDNNVYVKEARLNGKVLTRPFLAHQDIVSGGELVFTMAARP